The sequence CTTGAATCTCATAGTGAAGCCGGTGGGCGGCAACCACGCCCCGAAGTGCTCCGGCTTGGTCCACATGTCGAACATGGTGTGAAGAGGCGCATCGAAGCTGCGATTGATCACGAAGATCTCCTGCTGCGTCGCCTGCTTTTCGAGGTACTCCGCCAGGCGATCCCACGTGGAGTTGCCACCCGCCGCCTTGATGATCGCACGCGACTGCGCGACGTCTTCTGGCGTAGCGAACGTCATGCGCATGTTGAGCTCGGTCTGTTGCCCCAAGTCGCGGAACTCCACCGTCACGCGGAACATCGGCTTCGCGTCTTCCGATGACGCGCCGTGATCGTACACCAATCGCGACTGCGGCACGACCTCGTGATAGCGCGTGAAGTTGGGCCAGTCTTTGCCGTCGGGTCCGTGCATCGTGTACACCCAACTCCCTCCGACACTCAGGTCCTTGCTGTGCGTGGTGATGCTGAAGCCGCGCGGTCCCCACCACT comes from Gemmatimonas sp. and encodes:
- a CDS encoding SRPBCC domain-containing protein — encoded protein: MTTTDSALDIAITRIYDAPVALVWDAWTDPAQVAQWWGPRGFSITTHSKDLSVGGSWVYTMHGPDGKDWPNFTRYHEVVPQSRLVYDHGASSEDAKPMFRVTVEFRDLGQQTELNMRMTFATPEDVAQSRAIIKAAGGNSTWDRLAEYLEKQATQQEIFVINRSFDAPLHTMFDMWTKPEHFGAWLPPTGFTMRFKHIDIRTGGSGSYAMTNGQFTMYGRVDYLLVQPPDRLEYTQCFTDADGNISRHPGAPTWPEKMKTTVLLTPEGASYTRVTVRWDVYGAATPEEVAAFVAEKGGMTQGWTGSFDKLEVYLST